Proteins found in one Hypanus sabinus isolate sHypSab1 unplaced genomic scaffold, sHypSab1.hap1 scaffold_122, whole genome shotgun sequence genomic segment:
- the LOC132386608 gene encoding NACHT, LRR and PYD domains-containing protein 3-like: MDTNLNSAISAFLSNCDDHQLFRLTRFYMERLEQTIEEGVEGVSFMLMGEDHFTGQEYHSVTELVKKGNRAGASKLLLDLVMERGSGARKVMWESFVKLHHHLPKLSRILNEIRERGDGQFAYMDTERDFSEVPKHLKDVQQKHKETLRTETEKLRVNTILMREKVKVFQLVDRYAELTVISTVRDRRLVEHELLARGRDHEEWREKDLRGKLEKIRTDQLFKKSFVQKLQRYFFGNKSGMSAAVAGVPGIGKTTMVQKIVYDWATGKIYQQFQFVFSFKFRDLNTINCRINLKELILHHYPYFGNILGEIWKQTEGLLFIFDGLDEFKDKINFVDGRRDTESQCTDPEFKCKVSDIVYSLIQGKLLPGCSVLVTTRPTALHLLEKVDISVWAEILGFVGEERKEYFIRYFEDQTEAEAVFKHVKENEILYTMSYNPSYCWILALVLGPFFTQRVRDPQRVPKTITQLYSYYIYNILKNHGREIENPRDVLLRVGQMAFRGVSEKKIVFTGGDLINYNLQPSQFLSGFLMELLEREDSAQSVVYTFPHLTIQEFVAAVAQFLIPDGRDIMKLLTEAHCVRDGRFEVFLRFVAGLSNPMTARGLEEFLGPFPNETTCRVIDWVKEEVKRRSGNTGSEAGKRSLLNTLHYLFESQNRGLAQAALGSVERISLSGMTLTPIDCAVLSHVIGLCDTIKQLDLENCHIQYEGIQRLGPGLHKCQELRLGHNDLGDSGVKLVSAALRNPECKIQTLW; encoded by the exons ATCTGAACTCCGCCATCTCCGCCTTCCTGTCAAATTGTGACGATCACCAACTGTTTCGGTTGACGAGATTCTACATGGAGCGACTGGAGCAGACGATtgaggagggcgtggagggagtcAGCTTCATGTTAATGGGCGAGGATCACTTCACCGGGCAGGAGTATCAC agcgTGACTGAGCTCGTGAAGAAGGGAAACCGAGCGGGCGCTTCCAAACTCCTCCTGGATCTGGTGATGGAGAGAGGCTCCGGGGCCCGGAaggtgatgtgggaatcctttgtgaaaCTGCACCACCATTTACCGAAGCTGAGCAGAATATTGAATGAAATACGGGAGCGAG GTGACGGCCAGTTCGCCTACATGGACACTGAGCGGGATTTCTCTGAAGTGCCCAAACATCTGAAAG atgttcaacagaaacacaaggagactctgcggacaGAGACTGAaaaactgagagtgaacacgatcctgatgagggagaaggtgaaggttttccagctggttgatcgatacgctgagctcacggtcatttctactgttcgagatcggagactggtggaacatgagctgctggcaagaggcagagaccacgaggagtggagagaaaaagatcTCCGTGGTAAGCTGGAAAAAATCCGTACTGATCAGTTATTCAAGAAGAGCTTTGTTCAAAAATTGCAAAGATATTTCTTTGGAAACAAATCAGGGATGTccgcagcagtggccggagtcccagggatcgggaaaacaacaatggtacaaaagattgtttacgactgggccacggggaagatataccaacaattccagtttgtcttcagtttcaaattccgggatttaaacaccattaactgcagaataaacctgaaggaactgattctgCATCATTATccctactttgggaatatcctgggaGAGATCTGGAAACAGACAGAGGGACTGCTGTTCATATTCGACGGATTGGATGAATTCAAGGACAAAATCAACTTTGTTGATGGTCGGAGAGACACAGAATCACAgtgcacagatcctgaattcaagtgcaaggtgtctgacattgtgtatagtttaatccagggcaagctgctcccagggtgttcagtgctggtgaccacccgccccactgcgttacatttattggaaaaggtggatatcagtgtctgggctgaaatcctgggatttgttggtgaggaacggaaggaatatttcatcaggtattttgaagatcagacggaggcagaagctgttttcaaacacgtgaaggagaacgagatcctgtacaccatgagctacaacccctcctactgctggatccttgcTCTGgtactgggccccttcttcacacaaagagtcagggacccgcagcgagttcccaagaccatcacccaactgtactcctactatatttacaacatcctgaaaaaccacggccgtgagattgagaacccccgtgatgtgttactcagagttggtcagatggccttcagaggagtgtcggagaagaagattgtgtttacaggtggagatttgatcaactacaatctgcagccttcccagtttctgtccgggttcctgatggagcttttggagagagaggattctgcccagagcgtggtgtacacattcccacacctcaccatccaagagtttgtagctgcagtcgcacaattcctgatcccagatggcagagatatcatgaaactcctcactgaagcccactgCGTGAgggatgggcgatttgaggtatttctccgttttgttgctggtctctccaacccaatgacagctcggggtctggaggagtttctgggtccatttcccaatgaaacaacctgccgggtgattgactgggtgaaggaggaggttaaacgccgaAGTGGAAACACagggagtgaagctggtaaaaggagcctcctgaacacattgcactatctgtttgagtctcagaatcgtggactggctcaggccgcactgggatctgtggaaaggaTTTCActcagtggaatgacactgaccccgattgactgcgcggtcctgtctcatgtcatcggactctgtgatacaataaaacagctCGACCTGGAGAACTGCCACATTCAGTATGAGGGAAtacagcggctgggacccgggttgcataagtgccaggagttgag